The sequence below is a genomic window from Lolium perenne isolate Kyuss_39 chromosome 7, Kyuss_2.0, whole genome shotgun sequence.
GCCGCCGCCGGAGGGGCCGCCGGCAAAGCCATGGCGCGCCCCAAGGAAGGTGGCGGAGGGCGTTTTCCTTCCACGCGTGCGGGCGGACGCGAGGCGATCTAGCTCTGGGCGGCCTGGAGGAGacgcgtggggggggggggggcggtggGCGCAGCTGGGGATCGATGGAGAGCGGCTGGCGGTTGGCGGTGCCCGAGTGGCAGCGCTGTAGCGAAGGCTCGATCTGTGCCCCATCGGGGCTGGCGGGCCAAGGCTGTCGCGTTCGCGCCTGGAAGGGGCTCTACGGGGCGGCGCGGTGTCCTGCTGGACGCGTGCTGCTGCTGAGTTCCCTTGAGAGGCGCATCTGGCTAGGGGCAGCATGCCTCTCTGCGATCTTGGCTGTCGACGCTGGAGGGTCGACAGCTGGACTGCACGGCGCTGCTCAGGCGAGGGTTTTTCTGCGCCTAGCGTCTCCGGCATTGCCTCGGCTGACCCGGGATGGTCGGTGCCGTTGGGGTCCgatctgaataaaggcggcggtcctcggATTCTTCTCGCACCAAGTTGAAGATCTATCGGATGCTTGTATTGTTGTGTTCCAGAAGAACCTGCCAGCGAAATTCATTGTGCGAATAATGCCCgaagattgctggattgggtgGTTTCGGTTGTGCGCACTCATGTTTTTAGTttgaccgtttggtttcagagggagcgttTCGAAGCGCTGCTGGCTATTAATATCATGGAGCTCGTTTTCCTTTCATGGTGCTGGTGGAGAAGGTCATGAAAACCGGGATCGgtgtaataacaatgatggtcggATCTTGGTGGTGATGTGGAATTGGCTTGGTACTTCGTGGCTTGAAACAACAACTTGTATGTGGGGACGAGTGCACAGGAGAAGTTCAGAGTattatctttcagggtgaaaatccaagatctGGTCTTAATTGATTGTGCCTGGTAATGTTCTTGTTGAAGatattgttttgagagtgaggactttcttcagggtgaaaacctaaaatcTATGATCGGGTGACGACATCATttatgcactgtttccttcttgaaggcgtcactTATGAAGAAGCTGATCTTCTGGTGTAGTCTTGGTGGTGCCAGTGTTGCTGTTTCAAGAAATGGATCACTCTAGCGggatttttttttgtaattctttttttttgcaaattattcttctctcttttttggctATGTGCATCCTTTATGCCATTAGGACATAacattgttgcagaggctggatgtaattggtatcttcccgATATTAATATgtgctctttatcgaaaaaatactACAATGTATCCTTTAAGGCCCTGATTGTAAATTTATACATAATTATTTGTTACCACTTCCGGGGGATCTGTGTAGAATTTTTTCTCCACCTAGAACTACATGTCAATGAAAAGTTCAATTGATGTATATCGTTTCACCCCAAAAGTAGTTGAAAATAAACATTTCCATTCCATTAAGCCCGAGGGCGCTGTTACATAGCATTGTTGAAATCAAATACACCTGATCAACCATTAATCTGAACAAACGCTATATACACTCCAGCAGCAAATAATTTCTAAAGAATGGCTAGTTGCATAGTACAATCTATTGATTGATTCCTTTGTTCATACAATCTATCCTTTTGAACGAACGCTATATACTTCAGCAGCAAATAATTTCTGAAGAATAGCTAATTGCATAGTAAGTACAACCTATCGATTGATTCCTCCTCTTCAATCTCACCACGCATAATTGAACAAACAGATTTCCATTCCATTAAGCCCGAGGGCGCTGTTACAGAACATTGTTTAAATCAAATACAGCTGAATTCATCAGTCTGTGAAGAAAGCTATGCTTCAGCAAACAAATAATATCTGAAGAATAGCTAGTTTCATACACAAGTTACATTTGCACATCAACTGGTCGAACTTAGAATTTGGGCTGGATGTGTAGATCGCGCCTGCACATCGGACACAACGGGTTGCTCTCAAGGACGGCCTGCATGCACGCGCCATGGAGGACGTGGGGCTTGCCGCATCCCGGCCACGCCGCGAGGTCGTCGCCCTTGAGAAGCTCGTAGCAGACGCTGCAGCTCTCCTCGTCCTCGGTGGCCACCACCTTCCTTCGCTTCGCCGGCCTCTGTTCGCCATCCGTGTCGTTGTCGTCGTGGCCGCACCGCACCGGTTCCGGCAGGTTGAGCTCCATGCCGGTGAAGCGAGTGGGCCAGGGCTTCTCCATCATGCCCTCCAGGGCGGCGCGCATGTGGTCCATGCTGGCCTCCGTGCTGCTCGCATTCCGGAGGATGCCGACGTCGACGAACACCTCGACGCGCCCGGCGCCTGGCGGGAGGCTCACCTGTGATGCCAGGCTCGTCCACAGCTCCCGGAGTCGCTTGATGCAGCCGTCAGGGTATATCAGGTGAGACAGCGACGCGCCGGCCCACGCGAGCGACCTGGCCCCGTGGCCGGCGGCGGCGATGAACCGGAGCTGGTGCTCTCTCGTGCTCCCGCGCGTTTCCACGCTGCCGTCCGACGACGATGCGGCCGAGAAGCGGGTGTAGCGGTAGTGCACCAGGATGTGCCTCTCGCCTCCTCCTTCTTGTTCTTGGTGCGGAGCGTCCGCGGCGGCGACCCGCATGTAGCCGCCCGTCGTCCCTGCGGTGACGAAGTGCGGGGCCGAACCTCCAAGGAACCGCGGGATGTGCCTCGTGGGGCGTAGCATCTGTAACAACGAGAGCTCTTCAAACTCGCCGTCgctttcctcttcctcctccgaatcatcgtcatcatcatcgctgtCCTCCTCGTAGTCATCCTCGGAACCGGCCGCGTCTCCATGGTCCCCGTGAAGAAGAAGCGCATGTTGTTCCTCTTCGTACTGGTCGTCCTGGTACCCCATCAGCAGGTCATCTATTGCCTGAACGTCAACGTCGGAGAGGAGGTAAGCAGAGACGACGGCGTCGGAGGCG
It includes:
- the LOC127326638 gene encoding uncharacterized protein; protein product: MAEMSVAPVRSMDDGFWLERDHHDDSAASDAVVSAYLLSDVDVQAIDDLLMGYQDDQYEEEQHALLLHGDHGDAAGSEDDYEEDSDDDDDDSEEEEESDGEFEELSLLQMLRPTRHIPRFLGGSAPHFVTAGTTGGYMRVAAADAPHQEQEGGGERHILVHYRYTRFSAASSSDGSVETRGSTREHQLRFIAAAGHGARSLAWAGASLSHLIYPDGCIKRLRELWTSLASQVSLPPGAGRVEVFVDVGILRNASSTEASMDHMRAALEGMMEKPWPTRFTGMELNLPEPVRCGHDDNDTDGEQRPAKRRKVVATEDEESCSVCYELLKGDDLAAWPGCGKPHVLHGACMQAVLESNPLCPMCRRDLHIQPKF